From the genome of Neomonachus schauinslandi chromosome 5, ASM220157v2, whole genome shotgun sequence, one region includes:
- the PVALB gene encoding parvalbumin alpha isoform X2: protein MSMTDLLNAEDIKKAVGAFTAVDSFDHKKFFQMVGLKKKSPDDVKKVFHILDKDKSGFIEEDELGFILKGFSPDARDLSMKETKTLMAAGDKDGDGKIGVDEFSSLVAES, encoded by the exons ATGTCGATGACAGACTTGCTCAACGCTGAGGACATCAAGAAGGCAGTGGGGGCCTTTACCG CTGTCGACTCCTTCGACCACAAAAAGTTCTTCCAAATGGTCGGCCTGAAGAAAAAGAGCCCGGATGACGTAAAGAAGGTGTTCCACATCCTGGATAAAGACAAGAGCGGCTTCATCGAGGAGGATGAGCTGGG GTTCATCCTGAAGGGCTTCTCCCCAGATGCCAGAGACCTGTCGATGAAAGAAACCAAGACGCTGATGGCTGCTGGAGACAAGGATGGGGACGGCAAGATTGGGGTCGATG